CCCATACCGAATTCCAGGTAGCAACCAAACCCAGTGGGTTGATTTGTACACCCGCTTGGCGTTTGAACGCATCATTTTCTTGAATGAAGCGATCGATGATAACGTCGCTAACTCTGTGGTGGCGTTGATGCTATATCTGGAGTCTGAAGATCAGACAAAGCCCATTAGCCTTTACATCAACTCCTCTGGCGACCAGATGATGGCAGGGATGGCGAGTAGTTTGTCGGCAGGCATGGCGATTTACGACACCATGCAGTTGATTAAGTCACCCATTCACACGATTTGTCTGGGTCAAGCAGTCGGTAGTGCAGCAATGTTGCTTTCCTCCGGCGTTAAAGGATTTCGCGCCAGTCTTCCCCATGCCGAGATTGTGTTAAACCCTTCTTTCAACCGTACCAGAGGGCAGGCAACTGACATTCAAATCTATGCTAAGCGGGTTTTAGAAGATAAACATACCCTCTTGAATTTGCTCTCGAAAAACACTGGGCAATCTGTCGAAAAAATTGCCAAAGATCTCGATCGCACCTTCTACCTCACCCCGCATCAAGCCCAGGAATACGGCTTAATCGATCGCGTAGTAGAAAGCACGAAGCATCTTAGACCCGTGGCGGCGGCTCTGACTTAACTTCTTCAGCCCTAACTTTTAACAAACCTAGGAGAATCAACCTATGCCTATTGGAGTCCCCCAAGTTCCTTATCGTCTCCCCGGTAGCTCCTATGAGCAATGGATCGATATCTATCAGCGGCTTAGCCTGGAGCGCATTATTTTTCTCAGCCGGGAAGTAGACGACAACATTGCCAATGCGATCGTTGCCTCCATGCTCTACCTCGATTCTGAAGACCCCACCAAGCCAATCCGGTTGTATATCAACTCTCCCGGTGGCTCGGTCACGGCAGGCATGGCGATTTACGACACCATGCAGCATATCAAGTCTGAAGTGGTGACCATTTGCGTCGGTCTGGCGGCTTCTATGGGTGCATTTTTGCTGACTGCTGGCGCTAAAGGCAAGCGTGTAGCGCTACCCCACGCCCGGATTATGATTCACCAACCTTTGGGTGGCACCGGACGGCAGCAAGCCTCAGATATTGAAATTGAGGCGCGGCAGATTTTGCGAGTGCGCAGCGAGTTAAATATGTTAATGGCGCAGCACACAGGCAAATCTGTTGAGCAAATTCAGAAAGATACCGATCGCGATTACTTCCTATCTGCTGAAGAAGCCATGAATTACGGCTTAATCGATCGCGTCATTACTGAGCATACTGCTTAAGCTCTAGCTGGCGTTTGTTTAAGGATGGGAGATAAATTTCTCTCTTGAGGTCTGTACAATTTAGCGTTGTAAGTGGCAGAATGTATCAAAATTCTGCCATTTTTTTACACCACATGGATCTTGCCGACTGTTACCGACTTTTAGGGTTGAGGACTGGCGCTTCTTACGAGGCAATCAAGGCTTCTTATCGTCGGTTAGCACGGCAGTATCACCCCGATGCCAATCCTCAAGACCCCGATCGAGCGAAGGATAAGTTTATTAAGCTTACCGATGCTTACAAACATTTGATTAGTGTTGTGCCTCCTGCGCCTGCTGTGTCGCCAAGAGCAAAACCTAAGCCTGCTGCTCCAGAAATTAAAGTAACAGTGTCTCAAACGGTTGCTACACCCTCGCCTCAGGTAGATCCTCCATCCAAACCGCAACCTTCTCGGAAATCGCCTCCCGTTGAGTTCAATCCAGACCTATCGCTAACCGATCGCCAGCTTAAGGAAAACTCTTACGAGCAATTGCAGAACTTCTTGCGCGAACAAAGATTCCCACGGGCGATCGCGCTAGTCGAAGGCTTAGCCCAGCGAATGCCCCACGATAGCGAGGTGCGGCAGTGGCAAGCCATTACTTATCAACGCTTTGGGCGATATTTAATTGGACAGAAGGAAGGCGATAAGGCGAGAGTCTATCTTAAAAAGGCTTTGCGAACTGATCCTCACAACAAGTCGCTGTGGTACGAGGTAGACCGCGAGTTTCGCCGCCTAGAGCAAGTAGAAATCTATTGACGAAGCCGCGTAGAGCAAGTTCAACGGTGATTGTGAATGACAGGCGATCGCACAGCAAGTACAGAGCTAACAATGGCAGTGCGATCGGTGATTTTGCCATTGCATTGCCTAACATTGGTAATGCGACTACCAACATTGGCAATGCGATCGCAACGCGACCCATCAGCCTGGCTCACTATGCCAATGCTGGGACTGACAATCATCATCGTTAGATTCTCCGTAATTATGGGGCACTGCTGTAGTTATGGGCACTATAGAGGTGCTAATCATTACACAGTGAGTTAACGATGCCTACTCAAGATACCACTCGGCGCTTGTCGCCCCAAATCCTTGACCGCGATATTGATGCATTACATGGACTACAAACGGTTCCTAGGTACGATACGATTCGCCCGGAAGCCAGTTTAGGCGCTTTGCAACTTGCCTACCAAAATATGTTGGCGCAACAGCAAGTAGAAACTGAGCGGCAATTGCTCTCGAAAGCGGCAGCAGATGCGGCGCGCCTGGCAGAGTGGGAGTTTCATAAAGCGATATTGTCGATGAAGGAAGTCGTTGTGGGTCAGTTTGGCTCGGATAGCGATGCAGCGCAGGCAGTGGGCTTGAAGAAAAAGAGCGATCGTAAACGTCCGGCTCGGCAACGAGTGCTGACACAGGTCACATAGCCTCCACGGCTCTCCCATTTATAGAAGTCACAGCAAGGAGATAGGCAAGGCTTATCTCTTTTTTTTGCCCCTAGAATTGCGCGCATTGATAAGATAGCTGGGCGATCGCTGGAACTGGCTGATAAATGTGCTCGAACCTACTATCCTCATCCACAAGACTATGTGCGATCGCACTGGCTCCTAGGAGCAGCCCACCGAGTCAACCATCATCTAGACGAAAGCGACCACCACCCCAACGAAGCCCTAACCCGCTGCCGAGCCATCAATTCAGTAGATACTGAAGCCGACATTCTGCTCGATCTTGCCCGGTTGCGCCTCGACCAAAACCAACCTGAAGAAGCGCTGCGGCTGGCAACTGAAGCCCAGGAGATTGCCCAGCGCAGTGGCTACGTCCTGCAAGAAGCAGATGTGCAGTTGTTTTTTGCCGAACGGGCACTGGAGCAGGGCGATGTGCCGAAGGCATTGGGTCATGCCAGGGAGTCGCGGCGGTTGGCGACTTGTGATGGCGGGGAGTTTGTTTATAAGGTGACTTATGATGCGGCAGGGGAATTGTTGCACAGGATAATGGGGCAATGAAAAAGGCTTGAGAGATTGTCTGAAAAGC
This is a stretch of genomic DNA from Timaviella obliquedivisa GSE-PSE-MK23-08B. It encodes these proteins:
- a CDS encoding ATP-dependent Clp protease proteolytic subunit, translating into MPIGVPQVPYRLPGSSYEQWIDIYQRLSLERIIFLSREVDDNIANAIVASMLYLDSEDPTKPIRLYINSPGGSVTAGMAIYDTMQHIKSEVVTICVGLAASMGAFLLTAGAKGKRVALPHARIMIHQPLGGTGRQQASDIEIEARQILRVRSELNMLMAQHTGKSVEQIQKDTDRDYFLSAEEAMNYGLIDRVITEHTA
- a CDS encoding DnaJ domain-containing protein, whose amino-acid sequence is MDLADCYRLLGLRTGASYEAIKASYRRLARQYHPDANPQDPDRAKDKFIKLTDAYKHLISVVPPAPAVSPRAKPKPAAPEIKVTVSQTVATPSPQVDPPSKPQPSRKSPPVEFNPDLSLTDRQLKENSYEQLQNFLREQRFPRAIALVEGLAQRMPHDSEVRQWQAITYQRFGRYLIGQKEGDKARVYLKKALRTDPHNKSLWYEVDREFRRLEQVEIY
- a CDS encoding ATP-dependent Clp protease proteolytic subunit, encoding MRVPYRIPGSNQTQWVDLYTRLAFERIIFLNEAIDDNVANSVVALMLYLESEDQTKPISLYINSSGDQMMAGMASSLSAGMAIYDTMQLIKSPIHTICLGQAVGSAAMLLSSGVKGFRASLPHAEIVLNPSFNRTRGQATDIQIYAKRVLEDKHTLLNLLSKNTGQSVEKIAKDLDRTFYLTPHQAQEYGLIDRVVESTKHLRPVAAALT